From Loxodonta africana isolate mLoxAfr1 chromosome 2, mLoxAfr1.hap2, whole genome shotgun sequence, the proteins below share one genomic window:
- the LOC135230421 gene encoding basic proline-rich protein-like, with protein sequence MGTVRGRIPGQPTSCPASPPPAQPPASVSGGLGFPASPPPAQPPPSVSGGLGFPASPPPARPAHLLPSHPPLSAEAWDSRPAHLLPGQPASCPASPPPAQPPASVSGGLGFPASPPPAQPPPSVSGGLGFPASPPPARPAHLLPSHPPLSAEAWDSRPAHLLPGQPASCPASPPPARPARLLPGQPSSCPASPPPAQPPPSVSGGLGFPASPPPAQPAHLLPGQPASCPASPPPARPARLPPSHPPLSAEAWDSRPAHLLPGQPTSCPASPPPAQPPASVSGGLGFPASPPPARPARLLPGQPSSCPASPPPARPALLLPGQPASRPATPLCQRRLGIPGQPTSCPASPPPARPAHLLPSHPPLSAEAWDSRPARLLPSQPTSCPATRLCQRRLGIPGQPTSCPASPPPARPARLLPGQPSSCPASPPPAQPPPSVSGGLGFPASPPPARPAHLLPGQPTSCPASPPPAQPPASVSGGLGFLASPPPARPARLPPSHPTLSAEACTLLWC encoded by the coding sequence ATGGGAACTGTTAGAGGTCGGATTCCCGGCCAGCCCACCTCCTGCCCAGCCAGCCCACCTCCTGCCCAGCCACCCgcctctgtcagcggaggcttgggATTCCCGGCCAGCCCGCCTCCCGCCCAGCCAcccccctctgtcagtggaggcttgggatTCCCGGCCAGCCCGCCTCCTGCCCGGCCAGCCCACCTCCTGCCCAGCCACCCgcctctgtcagcggaggcttgggATTCCCGGCCAGCCCACCTCCTGCCCGGCCAGCCCGCCTCCTGCCCGGCCAGCCCTCCTCCTGCCCAGCCACCCgcctctgtcagcggaggcttgggATTCCCGGCCAGCCCGCCTCCCGCCCAGCCAcccccctctgtcagtggaggcttgggatTCCCGGCCAGCCCGCCTCCTGCCCGGCCAGCCCACCTCCTGCCCAGCCACCCgcctctgtcagcggaggcttgggATTCCCGGCCAGCCCACCTCCTGCCCGGCCAGCCCGCCTCCTGCCCGGCCAGCCCACCTCCTGCCCGGCCAGCCCGCCTCCTGCCCGGCCAGCCCTCCTCCTGCCCGGCCAGCCCGCCTCCCGCCCAGCCAcccccctctgtcagtggaggcttgggatTCCCGGCCAGCCCGCCTCCTGCCCAGCCAGCCCACCTCCTGCCCGGCCAGCCCGCCTCCTGCCCGGCCAGCCCTCCTCCTGCCCGGCCAGCCCGCCTCCCGCCCAGCCACCCccctctgtcagcggaggcttgggATTCCCGGCCAGCCCACCTCCTGCCCGGCCAGCCCACCTCCTGCCCGGCCAGCCCACCTCCTGCCCAGCCACCCgcctctgtcagcggaggcttgggATTCCCGGCCAGCCCACCTCCTGCCCGGCCAGCCCGCCTCCTGCCCGGCCAGCCCTCCTCCTGCCCGGCCAGCCCGCCTCCTGCCCGGCCAGCCCTCCTCCTGCCCGGCCAGCCCGCCTCCCGCCCAGCCACCCccctctgtcagcggaggcttgggATTCCCGGCCAGCCCACCTCCTGCCCGGCCAGCCCACCTCCTGCCCGGCCAGCCCACCTCCTGCCCAGCCACCCgcctctgtcagcggaggcttgggATTCCCGGCCAGCCCGCCTCCTGCCCAGCCAGCCCACCTCCTGCCCAGCCACCCgcctctgtcagcggaggcttgggATTCCCGGCCAGCCCACCTCCTGCCCGGCCAGCCCGCCTCCTGCCCGGCCAGCCCGCCTCCTGCCCGGCCAGCCCTCCTCCTGCCCGGCCAGCCCGCCTCCCGCCCAGCCACCCccctctgtcagcggaggcttgggATTCCCGGCCAGCCCACCTCCTGCCCGGCCAGCCCACCTCCTGCCCGGCCAGCCCACCTCCTGCCCGGCCAGCCCACCTCCTGCCCAGCCACCCgcctctgtcagcggaggcttgggATTCCTGGCCAGCCCACCTCCTGCCCGGCCAGCCCGCCTCCCGCCCAGCCACCCCactctgtcagcggaggcttgcacgttgctatggtgctga